One stretch of Castor canadensis chromosome 12, mCasCan1.hap1v2, whole genome shotgun sequence DNA includes these proteins:
- the LOC109698185 gene encoding alpha-amylase 1B-like isoform X2 codes for MVTRCNNVGVRIYVDAVINHMCADSRSSGTGSTCGSYFNAQNREFSAVPYSAWDFNDGKCKTSSGGIETYSDASQVRDCRLSGLLDLALGNDYVRTKVADYMNNLIDIGVAGFRLDASKHMWPEDIKAVLDKLNNLNTKWFASGSKPFIFQEVIDLGGEAITSSEYFGNGRVTEFKYGAKLGKVIRKSDGEKMSYLKNWGEDWGFMPSNRALVFVDNHDNQRGHGAGGASILTFWDARMYKMAVGFMLAHPYGFTRVMSSYRWERDIQNGKDANDWIGPPNNNGATKEVTINEDSTCGNDWVCEHRWRQIRNMVIFRNVVDGQPFSNWWDNGSNQVAFGRGNRGFIVFNNDDWSFSSTLQTGLPAGTYCDVISGDKINGNCSGLRVTVNSDGTAYFSISNSAEDPFIAIHVDSKL; via the exons ATGGTGACTAGGTGCAACAACGTTGGT GTCCGTATCTACGTGGATGCTGTAATTAACCACATGTGTGCTGACAGTAGAAGTTCAGGGACAGGCAGTACTTGTGGAAGTTATTTCAACGCTCAGAACAGGGAGTTTTCTGCAGTTCCATACTCAGCTTGGGATTTTAATGATGGTAAATGCAAAACTTCAAGTGGAGGCATTGAGACCTATAGTGATGCTTCTCAG GTGAGAGATTGTCGTCTGAGTGGCCTTCTTGATCTTGCACTTGGCAATGATTACGTTCGTACCAAGGTTGCTGATTATATGAACAATCTCATCGACATTGGAGTAGCAGGATTCAGACTTGATGCTTCTAAGCACATGTGGCCTGAGGACATCAAGGCGGTTTTGGATAAACTAAATAATCTAAACACAAAGTGGTTCGCTTCAGGAAGCAAACCTTTCATTTTCCAAGAG gtcattgatctgGGTGGTGAAGCAATCACAAGTAGTGAGTACTTTGGAAATGGCCGTGTGACAGAATTCAAGTATGGTGCCAAGCTTGGCAAAGTTATCCGCAAGTCTGATGGGGAAAAGATGTCTTACTTAAa GAACTGGGGAGAAGATTGGGGTTTCATGCCTTCTAACAGAGCCCTTGTCTTTGTGGACAACCATGATAATCAACGGGGACACGGGGCTGGAGGAGCTTCCATTCTTACATTCTGGGATGCCAG AATGTATAAAATGGCAGTTGGATTTATGCTTGCTCACCCATATGGGTTTACACGAGTTATGTCAAGCTACCGTTGGGAAAGAGATATTCAGAATGGAAAA GATGCTAATGATTGGATTGGGCCACCCAATAATAATGGAGCAACTAAAGAAGTAACCATTAATGAAGACAGTACTTGTGGCAATGACTGGGTCTGTGAACATCGATGGCGTCAAATAAG GAACATGGTTATCTTCAGAAACGTAGTTGATGGCCAGCCTTTTTCAAACTGGTGGGATAATGGTAGCAACCAAGTGGCCTTTGGAAGAGGAAACAGAGGATTCATTGTCTTTAACAATGATGACTG gtcatTTTCATCCACTTTGCAAACTGGCCTTCCTGCTGGCACATATTGTGATGTCATTTCTGGAGATAAAATTAATGGCAATTGTTCTGGACTTAGGGTCACTGTTAACAGTGATGGCACTGCCTATTTTTCCATTAGCAACTCTGCTGAAGACCCCTTTATTGCAATTCATGTtgattcaaaattataa
- the LOC109698185 gene encoding alpha-amylase 1-like isoform X1 yields MKMKFLLFLSAIGLSWAQYDPQTQQGRTSIVHLFEWRWVDIAKECERYLAPNGYGGVQVSPPNENVIVNSPFRPWWERYQPISYKICTRSGNEDEFKDMVTRCNNVGVRIYVDAVINHMCADSRSSGTGSTCGSYFNAQNREFSAVPYSAWDFNDGKCKTSSGGIETYSDASQVRDCRLSGLLDLALGNDYVRTKVADYMNNLIDIGVAGFRLDASKHMWPEDIKAVLDKLNNLNTKWFASGSKPFIFQEVIDLGGEAITSSEYFGNGRVTEFKYGAKLGKVIRKSDGEKMSYLKNWGEDWGFMPSNRALVFVDNHDNQRGHGAGGASILTFWDARMYKMAVGFMLAHPYGFTRVMSSYRWERDIQNGKDANDWIGPPNNNGATKEVTINEDSTCGNDWVCEHRWRQIRNMVIFRNVVDGQPFSNWWDNGSNQVAFGRGNRGFIVFNNDDWSFSSTLQTGLPAGTYCDVISGDKINGNCSGLRVTVNSDGTAYFSISNSAEDPFIAIHVDSKL; encoded by the exons atgaaaatgaagttcctcCTGTTCCTTTCAGCCATTGGGCTAAGCTGGGCTCAATATGATCCACAAACTCAGCAGGGACGGACCTCTATCGTCCACCTGTTTGAGTGGCGCTGGGTTGACATTGCTAAGGAATGTGAGAGATACTTAGCCCCCAATGGATATGGAGGTGTACAG GTGTCTCCACCCAATGAAAATGTTATAGTTAACAGTCCTTTTAGACCTTGGTGGGAAAGATATCAACCAATTAGTTATAAAATATGCACAAGATCTGGAAATGAAGATGAATTCAAAGACATGGTGACTAGGTGCAACAACGTTGGT GTCCGTATCTACGTGGATGCTGTAATTAACCACATGTGTGCTGACAGTAGAAGTTCAGGGACAGGCAGTACTTGTGGAAGTTATTTCAACGCTCAGAACAGGGAGTTTTCTGCAGTTCCATACTCAGCTTGGGATTTTAATGATGGTAAATGCAAAACTTCAAGTGGAGGCATTGAGACCTATAGTGATGCTTCTCAG GTGAGAGATTGTCGTCTGAGTGGCCTTCTTGATCTTGCACTTGGCAATGATTACGTTCGTACCAAGGTTGCTGATTATATGAACAATCTCATCGACATTGGAGTAGCAGGATTCAGACTTGATGCTTCTAAGCACATGTGGCCTGAGGACATCAAGGCGGTTTTGGATAAACTAAATAATCTAAACACAAAGTGGTTCGCTTCAGGAAGCAAACCTTTCATTTTCCAAGAG gtcattgatctgGGTGGTGAAGCAATCACAAGTAGTGAGTACTTTGGAAATGGCCGTGTGACAGAATTCAAGTATGGTGCCAAGCTTGGCAAAGTTATCCGCAAGTCTGATGGGGAAAAGATGTCTTACTTAAa GAACTGGGGAGAAGATTGGGGTTTCATGCCTTCTAACAGAGCCCTTGTCTTTGTGGACAACCATGATAATCAACGGGGACACGGGGCTGGAGGAGCTTCCATTCTTACATTCTGGGATGCCAG AATGTATAAAATGGCAGTTGGATTTATGCTTGCTCACCCATATGGGTTTACACGAGTTATGTCAAGCTACCGTTGGGAAAGAGATATTCAGAATGGAAAA GATGCTAATGATTGGATTGGGCCACCCAATAATAATGGAGCAACTAAAGAAGTAACCATTAATGAAGACAGTACTTGTGGCAATGACTGGGTCTGTGAACATCGATGGCGTCAAATAAG GAACATGGTTATCTTCAGAAACGTAGTTGATGGCCAGCCTTTTTCAAACTGGTGGGATAATGGTAGCAACCAAGTGGCCTTTGGAAGAGGAAACAGAGGATTCATTGTCTTTAACAATGATGACTG gtcatTTTCATCCACTTTGCAAACTGGCCTTCCTGCTGGCACATATTGTGATGTCATTTCTGGAGATAAAATTAATGGCAATTGTTCTGGACTTAGGGTCACTGTTAACAGTGATGGCACTGCCTATTTTTCCATTAGCAACTCTGCTGAAGACCCCTTTATTGCAATTCATGTtgattcaaaattataa